In Actinomycetota bacterium, a single window of DNA contains:
- the rlmB gene encoding 23S rRNA (guanosine(2251)-2'-O)-methyltransferase RlmB: protein MAPPPVGGRRRRDGDPRPAKARRDRDGGGEVRRPQAPSEKRRGGSGARKAKQSRRRDQLDAAREAVRPGQGRTLIEGRRPVVEALRAGRPMDRILLASGAGRSALGDLLDLAQRRGVEVQTVPRSVIDAEARSGAHQGVLAVVAPIEPIGLTELLAVPLAGRDPPFFLALDGVEDPHNLGALARSAEAAGCHGLILPRHRSAPLSAVAVKSSAGALEHLPVAEVPNLARAVDQLRAAGVWCIGLDGAADASLFTLDLADEPVCIVVGSEGTGLHRLVRDSCDVLVRIPMSGRIESLNASVAGALALFEVHRRRHSRPTP from the coding sequence ATGGCACCTCCTCCCGTAGGCGGCCGCCGGCGGCGCGACGGCGATCCACGCCCGGCCAAGGCCCGCCGCGACCGCGACGGCGGGGGAGAGGTCCGCCGCCCCCAGGCCCCGTCCGAGAAGCGCCGCGGCGGCTCCGGCGCCCGCAAGGCCAAGCAGTCCCGCCGCCGCGACCAGCTCGACGCGGCCCGCGAGGCGGTCCGCCCTGGCCAGGGCCGCACCCTGATCGAGGGCCGCCGCCCGGTCGTCGAGGCCCTCCGCGCCGGCCGCCCCATGGACCGGATCCTGCTCGCCTCCGGCGCCGGCCGGTCCGCCCTGGGCGACCTCCTCGACCTCGCCCAGCGCCGCGGCGTCGAGGTCCAGACCGTCCCCCGCTCGGTGATCGACGCCGAGGCCCGCAGCGGCGCCCACCAGGGCGTCCTCGCCGTCGTCGCCCCCATTGAGCCGATCGGCCTGACCGAGCTCCTCGCCGTCCCCCTCGCCGGCCGCGACCCCCCCTTCTTCCTCGCCCTCGACGGCGTCGAGGACCCCCACAACCTCGGCGCCCTCGCCCGCAGCGCCGAAGCCGCCGGCTGCCACGGCCTCATCCTCCCCCGCCACCGCAGCGCCCCCCTCTCCGCCGTGGCCGTCAAGTCCTCGGCCGGCGCCCTCGAGCACCTCCCCGTCGCCGAGGTCCCCAACCTCGCCCGCGCCGTCGACCAGCTCCGCGCCGCCGGCGTCTGGTGCATCGGCCTCGACGGCGCCGCCGACGCCAGCCTCTTCACCCTCGACCTCGCCGACGAGCCCGTCTGCATCGTCGTCGGCAGCGAAGGCACCGGCCTCCACCGCCTCGTCCGCGACTCCTGCGACGTCCTCGTCCGCATCCCCATGTCCGGCCGGATCGAGAGCCTCAACGCCTCCGTGGCCGGCGCCCTGGCCCTGTTCGAGGTCCACCGCCGCCGCCACTCCCGGCCCACCCCCTGA